The Peromyscus leucopus breed LL Stock chromosome 4, UCI_PerLeu_2.1, whole genome shotgun sequence genome segment tgatacttttaaaataatattcaaaccTTTTTTTGATGTTCTGTTTTATAACCTGCATTTCACTACATTCCACATCTTTCTGgttcatgacattttttttagttattgGTTAGTAGTTAATTTTACCACTTCATTATTGACTGATACCTTGATCTCTTTTATAACTTCTGATTCACTCAAGATTTTGCAATCTTTCTCCAAACTCCTACACATACTTCAGTTTCACATGTCTAATATCATGTAATTTAGGAAGGAGTCTGCCTACAAAACAGCTAGTCTGCATTTAGatagggtttatttatttgtttagtaagtaaatctttgtcacctgcccaATATATTTCAGGTTTTGTATTGAAATTTGCATAGTATCTCTTTTTACTCCAGATTATCAGTACAGTAAGGTAGTAGATTAAGAGAGAAGGCAAACAATGTaaacatttatttgattttttttgtatattaaataatatatctcCTGAATATTTCATTCTCTATCATGTAGTAAAGTTGTATTGATTAATACTTAGAGAAATTGATAATTAATACTTTGACAAATAGCACTAACAATGCACTCATCACCTGATTTTGATAAATTTATTTCATACATGTTATCTGTAGGATAGGAGTATTTGGATAGTGCAGATCCTAAAGGTCTCCATCTAGAAAACATAAGCTGGTATTTGTTTCCTACTCTGAAAACAAGGATGATTATGCCTCGGGAGTCTCTAAAATACCTGCCATCTAGACATACCAATTATGGTACCTCACATTCATTATTTGATTTCTGGAGACACTGATGATGTAGGCAACAGAAAtggagattgctgtgggatggtctgtatgtcaaattgctctgattggtcaataaataaaacactgattggccagtggccaggcaggaagtaggtgggacaaggagagaggagaattctgggaagcagaaggctgaggcagagagacactgccagctgccgccatgaccagcagcatgtgaagacaccggtaaggcACCAgttacgtggcaaggtatagatttatagaaatggattaatttaagctataagaacagttagcaagaagcctgccacagccatacagtttgtaagcaatataagtctctgtgtttacttggttgggtctgagcagcagtgggactggcgggtgacaaagatttgtcctgactgtgggcaaggcaggaaaactctagctacaggagatGCTAAGGTGTAAGAAGTTTAGTAAAAAAGTCAGCCACATAACCTGTGATTTACATGGCCAGAGCTCAAGTCTATGCAGCCTTTGTTCTCAACTACTGGGTGTCTTCTTCATCGTGCTGATTCACCACAATTATCTATGCAGCTAAGTTCATCATAGGAAGGTGAACAGAGTTGGCAGCACTGTGACATTCTGAGGACTCATTATTTCTAATCACACAAGCTCCAGCTGTCATTGGAAATAAACAGATAATGAAGGGAGGTTAGGAATCCAGAATCCCAGATCATTCTCCACTGGGCTTAGGCATCCCAAGAGGAAAGCAAACCAAAAGAGAATTGAGATTATCTTAATTTCAGAGGGGGAAAGCAGTAGATTACAATGAGGCAACATAGGAGGCTCAGCCTTTAGAGATGAAAGAACATGAAGGATATCctacttaaaataaataagagtGGTCCAGTGTGTCATAAGACTCTAAGTGGTCATAATTGTGCATCGTTTAGCAGCTGTATTAGTGACACTGCGGTTTGAAAGGTACTGTATCCTGACATGATAAGTAAAGGACAGAATCAATTGACTGTTGAGTGCAGagataagaatttatattttcctaTCCTCGTACTAAACAGTCTCTTAAGTCTGTCTGAACGATTATTCTTTACAATCAAAGAGCATGCCTTCCCTAAAATGAAggacatttggtttttttttttgttttgtttttcttctgagttGTTGTGCATAGGAATTTgtgcaagaaaaagaaagaagaagacagaTCTAATTGCATTCAAGGAATTGAAAAAGTTAATGAAACAATGTAAATaattgcagtttttttttaacttcccgACTGCCAGAGCCATCAACCCAAGTGGATGGGTCCTACAGAGGATGTAAGGAATCAGCGAGGGAAGGAAATAAGCCAGGTCATGGTAggtgggagaatcttgcagcctgactgactagtagcaagagtgtttctttatttatacagaatttagtaatcAGAAATACAGTCATGATGtcccaaaacatagatcataccATTTTTGGTTTTGAACATGTGTTtgacttccttttgctcatcttttaatcatcattaataaactatgacagaacagagttatcatttccaattattttccctcaagttttgacatcactaataaacagttatcattcttactcattaaccataacccaatttttaagaatctagaggcatatgacagcctgttctcaagAAGGtggctttggttgcttcaaggatgctagaccaaaataaaatcttcaagccatcttgggcattttgccatgttcCAAGCAATGTCTTATTAACTCTAATGGTCAGAGtgcctagaaaaaaattatcaggctaaagctgctgcagttattattcaaattctggctaATACAATGTTCAcaattatatctttatagaatttatctatatgtctaatcctgacATTCTGtggttccttggtcatatgacattatagtggctctgcatgagctaacttttctaagagagGGAAGTCCTGacatctcatacttttatcatcttccCACTCCATGCTTTGCTCACCAATATGTCTCTGTTCAGGGCAGAGGTATATGTTGCTTAATTGTCTGAGtacacagtgggaagaggcttgtaatctgaactgtagCCAACTCACTTAGCctactgaatcttgttgacctttttgagtttacttcattttgaatatcttgttcctgtataagtacagggacagatgtttcaagaatgtctcataacCTCGTTAAGAAtcctctggcttctctgtgtgtcacaacctccaaggcgtAAGAAAGACCCTCAAGTAattaaggatatctccctaaaagcaagGGGAATAGCATGTTCAGAACTTTCTGcagaagcttagaagcagcattcctgggagaaggcataaatgattcataagaaattttccatcaatccaatatccacacatacaaatattaaaattccCTCAAGTATACAACAGGTGGAGATGATAATCAAAGGTgccatggcagccatcatgtggctcagctttgctggagctttgtcaagcagctgtgctggctttgtgacttctgccattccattcagatatgactGTGCCACCTGACCTGAAGAAAATTCACAATGTTATGAATTTGCTCAGTCACTCACTGACAGAGTCCAAACATCATTGGTTGATATAAATGCTATACTCACTTTCATTACTAAAACATTTCAGATTGTCAGGAGAGAAATACAGTATATATGCTATTATTTAGAGTCATTTCTGAGATGGAGTCTATCTACATAgggttgtcctagaactttctctatgtggactaggctggcctcaaactcagagatctgcctgcttctgcctcctgagtgctgggattaaaggtgtatgccacaatGTCCAGAGTAATTTGGAGCATTTTTGATTATAAGAAACAGCTAATGAAATCTCACAGCTATTTCTGGAAACTCATGGAAATTAAAGCTATAAACCATCATCCGTGGGATAGCAGCTTGAGAAATTTCAATAGCATGAAGATGGCTATTGGAGGGAAACAGAAAAGCTAGATTAATAATAGAGGTGGAAGCTTGCTGCTCATACTATGAGATACAACTCATTCTGTGTATGGTAACAAAAAGTTATTCATAATTTAGATTTCTAACAAAGTATTTCCAGCAATCACATGCTCTTGTTAAGTAACATCTTAATTTTTGATGTaactaaatattttctatttagttAAGTTAAGGAAGCTGAGAGAATTAACTATGGCTGTTCTTTATACAACTGTTCACATCAGTTGTTGACATTTTTGAATGAGCATAAATGTTAATAGAAAGAGACTTTGAGTATAAATGTAGATTACATTAGGCTAGTTTGGTTATTCTCAGCGAGTTGATGATTCATAAGTTACATTTCTTCACTGTCAAAAGGAGATAACACTGTTTAACCCCACGGaacctaaaataaatataaacaataaaaacaaaacaacacagtgaACACTTACACATGTGAGCCACAGGatgtcattaaaattttatacattatgtgtgtgggtttttttctactaattattattttgtatgtttaccACATCTGAggcattttattatttcatttgttttattatatttatactCTCAGAGGGAGTATTTTGTTAATAATACCCATtgttcttttccttgtttctgaAGTTATTATTATTGATGTTAACAGGTGACTATCATTTCACAAAAGAGGATCCAAGGTATCCATCTGTGTCAGGGACCCATAGGTATAGTGCAATATGATGTTGAAGATGGGAAAATTTTGTTGCATCACAAAGTCTATGTTTGCCTTAAGATGTGCCACTGGCTAGTGAGTGCCTCCATTATTCCTCAGCCCCAGCATATGAAGATAATATCATCCATAGTCTTTTAACAGTATCTGCTAATTCTCCACCACTGATTTGTGGGGAGTCTCTTATCAGACTGCGGGTGCAAGAAAAGTTTTAttagttcttaatttttttattcaataaaaacTAGATAGAATAGAGCATAGCATGTTCTAATTTTGGAATTATCCATCTCCTTTGAGTGATGTGGAATTTAGTGCTTTGTTAACTATTTTTAAGGCATGGATTTACACTTAttctagtacttttttttttttttttactatttaacaGTTTGAAGGTTTGATTATAACTGAACCAACCTACTGATAGTTATTGTTATCTACATTTTACTTGGAATGAATAGATTGAACATATATTCTGGGTTTTACTTTTTACTGTTGGTACTATACCCTCTCCACTGCTATTTTCAAGAGTAGATTGATTTTTCCACTTAGATTACAATCAATTGTTATTATATTGATCTAATATACTGCTAGAAAACTACTTATGCTATCTCTAGTGTTTTGTGcttattcatcatcatcatcatcatcattattattcatACTATCATTAAACTTGATTTTGGCTTAAAGctaaaatgtaaaattgtatATTCTAATGAGATAACGAGTGAGCATTTGGTACATATGTTATATAAGATATAAATGAGGTTAGCATATCTATCTTTTTACAGTTGATTATTCATTAAGTGAAAAACATGCAAAATGCTTTATTTCAGGATAAGTATACAGTTTCAAACTATGGTAGGGTAGTTATGATTCCGTGATTCTCAGTTATAAGCTTGCATTGCTCTGGAATGTCTTGCCTATTTGATCAAGGCTTTCCTGTCAATTTTACAAACTGATTCTCCAGTtattaaaaattctaaatattgaACAGACAAATCTTTTTATAGTTTCTAACTCTCAAAATTAGGGTAATAATAAACTCAGTTGGCTCTATCAGAATATCCCAAATTTCTTTCCTTGGCTGTAGCAACTCATAGTCCATTGCCTCTTCACAAATTCAACTAATATCTATCTTTCTCattgttgattattttttgtcaacttttgttatttttaatttttccataacACTGTTATGGAATACTCTGTGGTTCAAAAAATGTGACTTATTTCTCCAGAAAAATAccaatttatttataataattgatAAGCACAAATACCTATTAAGGGCATGTTGTAATTAACCAATAAATGATATCAAATGTGATCAAAGTTAACAGATAATAAAGCACTCGTCTCTAGGTCCTTAGGAGTAGGCACACAATATTCAGACACGCTATTCTTACCCTGATATCAGATGcgttaaattttttattgatcTCCTCAATTTTCACTATATTTTAGCACTtgtatgttttaatatatatatttgtgtccGTACAATGCTTTCATCTAAATCAATGTGATGCTCCAACTTCTATGTTGCAGCACAGATGGTCAGAACTATGAAAGGAGTACAAGGCAAAAATGAGACAGAAGTGACAGAATTTATCCTCTTGGGCCTCTCAGACAATCCAGATCTGCAAGGTGTCCTCTTTGCATTGTTTCTGGTGATCTACATGATGACTCTGGTGGGTAATTTGGGCATGATGGCACTGATTAAGATTGACCACTGTCTGCACACACCTATGTACTTCTTTCTCAGCAGCCTTTCCTTTGTTgatgcttcttcctcttctactgTCACTCCTAAGATGCTGGTGAACCTCATGGCTGAGGATAAGAGCATTTCTTTCAATGGGTGTGCTGCCcagtttttcttctttggctCCTTCTTGGGAACTGAATGCTTCCTGCTAGCCATGATGGCATATGACCGCTATGCAGCCATTTGGAGTCCCCTGCTGTACCCAGTTCTCATGTCTGGGAGAATTTGTTTCATGTTGGTGATTACTTCATTCCTAGCAGGCTTTGGCAATGCAGCCATCCACACAGGGATGACTTTCAGATTGTCCTTTTGTGGCTCAAATAAGATCAATCATTTCTATTGTGACACCCCACCTCTGCTCAAACTCTCTTGTTCTGATATCCATATCAATGGCATTGTAATCATGATTTTTTCCAGTTTTACTGTTCTCAGTTGTGTTCTGATTGTTCTCATTTCTTATCTGTGTATCCTCATTGCCATATTGAGGATGTCTTCTGCAGAAGGAAGACACAAAGCCTTCtccacctgtgcctcccacctCATGGCTGTCACCATCTTCTTTGGTTCTATTCTCTTTATGTACTTGAGACCTACTACTAGCTACTCGATGGAGCAGGACAAGATTGACTCTGTATTTTACACAGTAGTGATTCCCATGCTTAACCCTCTTAtctacagtttaaaaaataaagatgtgaaAGAAGCAGTGAAGAAAATTTTACAGAAATATGTTCTGTAATGCTGTGCATTCTTATTTTATGCAGAatagcatatatttttaaatttgctaTCTAATTTATTAAATTGCTTCTATGAATTAAAGTTGATGTGTTAGAATTACAGATACTTCTTAATTTCTTCCATGGAAAAAAAGATGCCTATTGTACCCATCtgataaataaatactgtaaGTAAAGGTTGTACACTGTCTAGCAGAATCAGAAATGTTACCAAGAGAAATTTTTTCAGTATGGTCAATGTCATACATGGAAATTAGCTGTGCATTTTGAGTTGCCAAAACATGTggtatatgataaatatatatttcaaccATGATAGGCACATTTGACTAATTTATCAGACATGCATTAGCATTATCAACctcattttttcatatttgtcTCAAGAATACAATGTATTATACAAAAAGTCTTACTGGATATTATAGAATGTGATAATCAGAAATAACATGGAAATATTTGGAACTTTTTGAATTATTTGAAGCATGTTGAAGGCAGAATACAAATTTCAATGTTTTACTTCTATTTCTTCTAGAACAGCATGGAGTTGTTATTAAACATTTGTTAAATTAGATATGTCCACTATGTTTTTCATTGGGGTAGGAGAAAATCAATCCTGGCACAATGTGACAACTATTATTTGTGATAATATACCACATTGAAGTAGATATTCTGGTGATTTAAACTGAAGAAATGTCTCAAGCTTGCTTCTTTCCATTTTATCAACTGCCTCAGAccatcaaaagaaaaggaaacaggatcagctgaggaactgtcaaggtgaggatGCTGTAgctccttctgcttctctgatcttccagcattcaccccaatacctggcctcaagtttgattttattaataagacactttaagattcatgctacaatcttATAGCAGAAAATTAATTATTCCTGGTTATTTTTGTATACTTTATTTCCTTAGCTTTGACATGATCCACAATAAAATTGGAATTATACTTATTCttctataattaaaaatcaaCCAAAGCTACAGTAACTTGATTTTGtctttcataaaatatttctagTCTTTCATAAAATAAGTATGGCTGGCTTGAACTTTTGCAGGTTTCAGGGATACAGACAAAGCCACTGGGACTTAATCTCCCAGTGTAACAGTCATGGTATGTCCAACAAAACATATTTTGCTGCAGATGCTCAGTACCACTGACTcttacaagttttcattccctcCTTATCCAGtcatccctgagccttgaagggagagaatatgtcttttattattaaaattaatacataaaaataacacactaacacacacacaaagcatgtgGATGAGAGAGGGACGTTGTTAAGGAGAGGTTTTGGCTTCATAGATGAAAACAACTCCTCATGACATTAAATTAAGATTATTCTCTTGAGAATCAAAGAACATTTAAATTGGACCTGTAAGACTAGTTTTAGACACTTAGGGGattataccaaaaaaaaatacattataagtCTTCCTACTTTGTATGATGTGTAGTAAGTCATCATTTACAGGTAGGTTAAATTTTGTATTTGATAACTAAAACAtatttgtctgtttgtatgtGGATTGTTATCTATCATTGTGCAGAAATAGGTTGTCAGTTACCCTTGACCATTTTATTCATATGTCAATATATCTTAGTGACTCTAAAGAATCCATTATTATATGTGAactctgatgtgtgtgtgagaaggaAGTAAAGAATGGTTGTAAAGTGAAGCATTGATACAATTTTATCACACATTACAAACACATAGAAATCCTAGGTGATAGATCCCACTGGCATTGATACCATATTTAAGAATCCATGTTTTCCCTAACAAATGATCTTATGAATAGGTTAGAATACAAAAACATTTTGCACACAAAAAATTCACACTATAAAGATGGGTTTATTTTAGAGACTTGAATGTCCTTTTGACTGTTCAATATTCCCTCTCAGGAAGTGTTTATACTCCATCTAAAACCTTTCCACTATTTTTTATGTCATAAATTGTTTTCACTTGACAATATGTTGCATAGCTTTTTCTATGAATTAATATCTATTCCTTTTGCTCTACCACATACACTCTGTGGGGGCACAAGATGTGATGACTGCTATACTTACATTGATGAGTAATATCAGTGCACAGGTGTTAATGTGTTGATAATCAtccaacacagagagaaaaattctTAGATTCttaggattattatttttttgttgtcaTTGGTGGTACTGGTGGGGGTTTAGATTTTGTAGACATGGTTTTGCTATGCGGATTAATTTTCCCAAGGCTAGCCGAAATTACCAATCTTCTTTATGCAACCACCCAGGTTATTGAGAATTCAAGCAACTGGCACCATAGTCTGTTGAAAATTTGCCTTGATTATGATActatcataatttttaaaagacaaacatcAGAACTCAGGGACTCTTTGTTCTCTTATTGACAATTGTGGATTGTAAGTAACATGCTGCATTGGatgctcattttgttttgttttgtgtagcttttggagcccgtactggaactcactttgtaaaccgtctggccttgaactcacagagattcacctgcctctgcctcctgagtgctgggattgaaggtgtgtgccaccactgcccaatagATGTCTATATTTTATTCTGACTTCAAATACACAGCATATGTTAGCTTCAAATACTGGACacaaacatttcttcatttacttGATAGAAATGATGAAGTGACATGCATTTAAAACTTTTACctcaagaaaattttttttaaaaatgtggaaattTATTCTACATGGATATTGCTAAGAACATAGGTGTACTTGTGTAAGTATGCATATGACAATATTTGACTATGATGAATAAGCATACAAttctgagagagaagaggaaaaacagtGAGACCTCAGTTGTGTTTGTCTGCTTGTCTGTTGTGTGATTAGgagaaatacaatgaaaaaaaaaaaaacagaaacagattaCCAAAAACATACAGGTTGGGTACAAAATGTAAGTATTTGGAAGCACTTGATGAGAAAAGGAATTGTGCTGCAGATCAACAAATAATCAATGATGAATGCACAGTTCATCATTAAATGAGAAGGCACTGCTCACATTTCTTGTCACTTTCAACTTGCAAGGTGTAAGAAAATGACCTCCCTAAATCATACTGCAGGGATGGATTTCATTCTTGTGGGACTCACAGACAGCCCAGTGTTGGGGAGGATCCTCTTTGTGGTGTTTCTGCTCATCTTTGTCATCACACTGGCAGGAAATCTGTGCATGATTATGCTCATCAGGACCAATTCCCACCTACAAAcgcccatgtacttcttccttggGCACCTCTCCTTTGTAGACATTTGCTACTCTTCCAATGTTACTCCCAACATGCTGCATGGTTTCATCTCCAACCAGAAGACAATCTCCTATGCTGGATGTTTCACCCAGTGTCTCCTCTTCATTGCTCTGGCGATTGCTGAGTTTTATATCCTTGCTTCAATGGCGCtggaccgctatgtggccatttgCAGTCCTCTGCATTACAGTACCAGGATGTCCAAGAATGTCTGTGTCTCTCTAGTCACATTCCCTTATGTTTTTGGCTTCGTGAATGGGCTCTCTCAGACTCTGCTCACTTTCCACTTGTCTTTCTGTGGCTCCCATGAAATCAACCACTTCTATTGTGCAGACCCTCCTCTTATCATGCTGGCTTGCTCTGACACTCATGTCAAAAAGATGGCTATGTTTGTGGTAGCTGGCTTCACTCTCATAAGCTCTCTCTTTGTCATTCTTATGTCTTACTTTTGCATTTTTGTAGCCATCTTGAGGATCCGTTCtgctgaaggaaggaaaaaagcctTTTCCACATGTGGTTCCCACCTGACAACAGTCACCATATTTTATGGAACCCTTTTCTGCATGTATTTAAAGCCTCCATCAGAGAAATCTGTAGAGGAGTCCAAAGTAATTGCTGTTTTTTACACCTTTTTAAGTCCATTGCTGAACCCCTTGATCTATAGCCTAAGGAACAAAGATGTCATCAATGCCATGAAACAGGTGATCAAGGGAAATTTCTGTCAGAAAATTTTGGTTTAAGAAAGTGTTTATTAGTTAGTATTTCTGATAACATAGTATCCTTGTAGGATAAAGCTAGTATTTTAGACTTACTACTTGTGTAACAGCATATACCTCTAGtagccactcttttttttttttttacattttcctctGTACTTTATACCTT includes the following:
- the LOC114710080 gene encoding olfactory receptor 1020-like, which gives rise to MVRTMKGVQGKNETEVTEFILLGLSDNPDLQGVLFALFLVIYMMTLVGNLGMMALIKIDHCLHTPMYFFLSSLSFVDASSSSTVTPKMLVNLMAEDKSISFNGCAAQFFFFGSFLGTECFLLAMMAYDRYAAIWSPLLYPVLMSGRICFMLVITSFLAGFGNAAIHTGMTFRLSFCGSNKINHFYCDTPPLLKLSCSDIHINGIVIMIFSSFTVLSCVLIVLISYLCILIAILRMSSAEGRHKAFSTCASHLMAVTIFFGSILFMYLRPTTSYSMEQDKIDSVFYTVVIPMLNPLIYSLKNKDVKEAVKKILQKYVL
- the LOC114710128 gene encoding olfactory receptor 5M10-like, giving the protein MTSLNHTAGMDFILVGLTDSPVLGRILFVVFLLIFVITLAGNLCMIMLIRTNSHLQTPMYFFLGHLSFVDICYSSNVTPNMLHGFISNQKTISYAGCFTQCLLFIALAIAEFYILASMALDRYVAICSPLHYSTRMSKNVCVSLVTFPYVFGFVNGLSQTLLTFHLSFCGSHEINHFYCADPPLIMLACSDTHVKKMAMFVVAGFTLISSLFVILMSYFCIFVAILRIRSAEGRKKAFSTCGSHLTTVTIFYGTLFCMYLKPPSEKSVEESKVIAVFYTFLSPLLNPLIYSLRNKDVINAMKQVIKGNFCQKILV